The stretch of DNA ACAGGATAGTAATTGCCCAGCGGTCCACGTACACCTACCATGCTTCCTTCTTCCATCAGGTGTAACGCTGTGGATACAACACCCACTTTGGCCACTGAGAATTTCAAAAAGCCAGGTTCGGTGGGTGAAGAAGCGATCCCGAAGGGCGCCTCGCCTTTGCCAAATACGCACAGCTCGGCAAACTGACCCGGCATGTACGGAAAACTTTTTTCGTCTTCTTCACTTAAAAACTGAAGGGTAAAGGTGTGGATCAGCTTATCCTCTGTTTCAGTAAAGTTTTTTACCAACTTCATTGGCAGCGGTAGATATGGATTTTTCATCAACTATCCAACCTCGCTTCCGAACCCCGAACATCCTCAAGTACCACCCGGATGTCCATATTAACGGGGCAGTTTTTAATGCACCTGCCGCAACCAACGCAGGCTATTTCGCCAAAGTTGTCAACGAAATACTTAAACTTATGCATGATTCTGTTGCGGTAGCGTTCTTTATTGCTGGTACGCGGGTTGTGACCGGAACCATGCAAGGTGAAGAGCGGGAAAGCACAGGAATCCCAGTTGCGCACCCGGCAACCATTGCAGTCCACGGCGTCATCCACTATATCAAAGCAGTGGCAAGTGGGGCACAGATATGTGCAAGCACCACAGCCCAGGCACTTTTCATGAATTTTATCCCAGATGGGATCATAGAAATTGACATCCAGCTTGTCTTTCAGACCGTCTGTATTAACCTGGCAGGTAACCTTAGCTTCTTCCTTGGCCTTGGAGGCAGCAGTCTTGTCAGCGTCCGAGGCAGCGGCAAAACCGGCCTGCTCGGCCAGTGCCTTACCTTTGTCAGATACCACTTCCACAACATAAGCATCACCGGTATCAACCAGCAGTAAATCAAGGCCCTTGGTGTCAAAGGGGCCACCGTTTACGGAAGTGCAAAAACAAGTGCTGGCGGGGGCATTGCACCCGACACCCACCATTATGGTGTTGGTACGCCTGGTCAGGTAATAAGGATCCTGGTACTTATCGTTATTAAACACATTGTCCAGTAAAGTGAGGCTCTTGGCATCGCAGGGACGCACGCCAAAAACTACTTTTTTCTGGTCGTCAATGGTGGCTTCCAGCTTGGTACCCTCTTCAGTAACATTATAGCTAAACAATTTTTCAGATTGCGGGAAAAATATTTCTTTGGCCGGAAGCTTGGTGTTGCTGTCAGTGAGTACAGCGTCAGCACCGGAGCTAATTTGTTTAAATAAAGTGTAAGAGCCTTCTTGCACAGGGGCAAAAACCTGATATTCGCTAATTAATTTATCCAGGAAGCTGGGTATGTCTTTTTTGCTTAGTATCATCAGTTTCACCTCATTCCTTCACCAAGAAAGGTTCTGGGTCGTCGGCTGTGAATGTAGCAAGGGCGGCCTTATCCTCCATATTAACCCCGGCTTCAGCGTTAAACAGATCCTTAACGTCTTTAACCAGTTTACGGGTTAACAGGCGCAGGTTTATGCCCATTGGACATGCCCGCTCACAAGCTCCGCAGTCGACACAACGTCCGGCACTGTGGAACACCCTGACAACCTGGAAGAGAATATTATCCTCTGTATTTAAGGCACTCTTACCGATCCATTCCGGCTGATTGCAGTCTACAAAGCACTCCTCACAGTAGCACATGGGGCAAGCGTTCCGGCAGGCGTAGCACCTGATGCACTTGCTGAATTCACTGTTCATAAACGCGCGGCGCTCCGCGGCTGTCTTGGCTTCAAATTCTTCTATTTCGGCGAAACCAACAGCTTCCTTTTCGGGCAGCAATTCGCCGATCAGCTCATCGTAAACCACGGGGTTGCCATAACTGCAATCCTGGCAGGATTTATGCAGCAGGTCGGCTACCTTGGCTGTTTCGCTGCAGTCCTTACCTTTCAGTACAACGGTATCCCCGTTCTCTTCAATTTCCAAGAGTTCCCGGCCGTCCAGCAGCGCGCTCACCTTTTTACGGTCAATCATGCCGCTGCAAGGCACACCGATGATATAGAGGTTGTCACGGTTAATCTGGTTTTCTTTAGCCAGTGCCACGATGGCCCGCACGTCACAACCTTTAGCTACTACAGCCACTTTACCTTCTTTTTTGCGAAGGTAATTGGCCAGGTTGTTTTCACAGCCCAAATTCCAGGTAAGTTTATCCGCTTCTTCGGGAGTCCTGGCGAAAAACGGCGTGCCGCGTAGCGGGAGACTGCCTTCGGTAAAGCCGACGACCAAGTCAACCTTTTGTTCGGCCAGTAACTTTTTAGCTGCGTCTTTTATTTGATCTGCTAACTTTTGCATCCGCAACACCCCGATTCGCTATCGATTAGGCCCTTATTGGGGCCGATTTCTTTCGTCTTCTCAGTGACATTTTTGACAATCTCAGCAAAACGACCACCTTCGGCCGCGGATACCCAGGAGAAGTTAACCCGGCCTTCATCATAGCCGACGTATTCCAGTAAGTCTTTTAATAATGCAAATTTCCTGCGGGCTACCATGTTGCCACTAACATAGTGGCAGTCACCGGGGTGTCACCCGGAGGTTAACACGGCATCCGCACCGTGCCGGAGTGCTTTAATGATAAATAAGGGGTTTATCCTTCCGGAACAGGGTATGCGTATCACCCGGATATTGGGCGGGTACTGGATACGACCTATACCGGCCAGGTCTGCACCGGCATAACTACACCAGTTGCATAAAAATGCTACAATTTTAGGTTCATATTCCATGATATCCATTTCCCTCCCCCATCTATAGCGCGTTCAACATAGCTACTAGTTGTTGGTTGGTGCAACCCTTGACGTTTATGGCTCCGCAACGGCAAGAGGAGGCACAGGCACCGCACCCTTTACACAGGGCTTCATTTACTACGGCGACCTTTTCTACCGGATCAACTTGCACAGCCTTGGCCGGGCAAATAGATTCGCACTCGCCGCAGCCTGCGCATTTTCTCTTGTTGACAAAGGCGCATTTGCCTTCTACGGAAATGGAGTCCTTGGCCAGCACTGTGCAGGCCCTTCCTACGGCAGCCTTGGCCTGGCTGATGTTTTCTTCCAGGTTTTTGGGCCCGTGGGCTAATCCGCACATAAATACGCCATCGGTGCCAAAGTCAACAGGACGCAGCTTCATGTGAGCTTCCAAGAAGAAACCTTCCTGGTTGAGCGGTACTTTATAGAACTGACTCAACTTGCTGTTGGTATCCTTGGACGATACAATGGCGGCAGCCAGTCCTACCAGATCAGCGTTAATTTCCACCGGCACGCCCAGCACGTGATCGGTTACCGTTACTTTCACGCTGTCGGCAGCGGCTTCCAGTACCGGCTTATTGTCCACCGAATAGCGGATAAAGATAACGCCCTTGGTGCGAGCTTCACGGTACATTTCTTCATAGAAACCATAGGTTCTAATATCCCGGTATAAAATGAAAACGTTGGCATTAGGATTGGCTTCTTTGATTTTCAGAGCCTGTTTAATGGACTTGGTGCAGCAAATCCTGCTGCAGTACGGGCGCTCGGCATCTCTGCTGCCGACACATTGGATGAAAACAATGTTTTTGGCGTCTTTAACTTTGCTGTCGCCGTCTGCCAGTAAAGCTTCCAGTTCCAACAGGGTCATAATCCGTTCATTTTGACCGTACAGGTATTCAGTGGGTTTGTATTCCTCGGCACCGGTGGCAATGATGGTCACACCATGCTCAATTACTTCACCGCTGCTGATAGTAGTTTCAAAGTTACCAACAAAACCCTGCACATTGGTAATTTCAACACCTGTATAAACAGTAATTTTTTCGTCAGCTTTTACCTGGTTGATCAATTCGCTGATAAATACAGATGTATCTTCGCCGGTCATGCCGTAACGAATACGGTTGGCTATGCCGCCCAGCACGTCTGCTTTCTCAACCAAGTAGACATTATATCCTTGTTTGGAAAGGTTAACGGCGCTGGTCATGCCGGACACGCCACCACCGATAACCAGTGCGTCGTGATTCATGTCCAAACTGACCGAATTAATCGGATCAAGCAAGCCGGCCTTCGCTACAGCCATTTTCACCAGATCTTTGGCCTTGGCAGTTGCCTTTTCGGGCTCATGCATATGCACCCAAGAACACTGGTCACGGATGTTGGCCATTTCAAACAAGTTGGGGTTGAGGCCGGCCTCTTTCAGGGTCTCCTGGAACATAGGCTCGTGGGTCCGAGGACTGCAAGATGCCACAATGATTCTGTTCAGGCCGTATTCTGCAATGGCTTCTTTGATTTGGGCCGAAGTGTCCTGGGAACACGCATAAAGCTTTTCAGCTGCAAAAGCTACACCCGGCAGTGTCTTGGCGTATTCCACAACTTCCGGCACATTGACTACGCTGCCGATATTGATACCGCAATGGCAGATAAATACGCCAGCGCGGATTATTTCACCGGCTACATCTTTTTCAGCCGGATATTTTTTAACCTTAGTCAGGGTACCGCGTGCTTGGGCCAGGTCTGCTGCCGAATCCGCCGCCGCGGCACTGGCCTGCATTACTGTTTCGGGGATATCCCGCGGGCCGCTGAATGCGCCAGCCACAAAGATACCGGGCTTATTGGTACCTACGCCGGTTAATGCGGCAGGCTCGCAGAAATTAAACTTATTTAAATCAAGGCCAAGTTTATCGGCCAGTTGCACCATATCGGAGGCCGGTTCCAACCCGAGGGAAAGTACCACCAGGTCGAAATCTTCATAATTGATGGTGCCGTCTTCATTGGCATAGCGTATACGGCAATTGCCGGTATCGTCATTGGCATCGACTATTTCATAAACACGGGAGCGAATGAACCGCACGCCGTTTTCCAGTTTGGCCTTATCATAATATTTCTCAAAATCTTTGCCGTAAGTACGCATATCCATGAAGAAAATTGCCGTATCCAACGGGTAATGGGAGTGCTCTTTGGCAATGACAGCTTCCTTGATGGCGTACATGCAGCATACCGATGAGCAATAACCGTGCTCAATGCGGCAGTTACGGGAACCTACGCACTGTATCCAAGCTATCTTTTGCGGTTCCTTGCCGTCCGACGGCCGCTGCAGATGCCCGCCGAAGGGACCGGAAGCGCTTAAAATACGCTCAAATTCCAAGCTGCTGATTACATTGGGGTGTTTGCCGTAGCCGTAGTAGTCCAGCTTGCCCACATCAAATTTTTCAAAGCCGGGGCAAAGGATAACGGAACCGACTTCGATTTCCATGGTTTGGTCGGCCATGGTGTGATCAATGGCCTGGGCCTGGCAAACTTCCAAGCATTTACCACAGGCTTTTGGCTTTTTAATTTTTAAACATCTGGTGGGGTCTATGGCGTAAGCATTGGGATAGGCCTGCGCATAAAGTTTGTAAATAGCCTTGCGCTTATTTAGACCCTGGTTAAACTCATCTGGAACTTTAACCGGGCATTCTTCGGCACAGGAACCACAACCGGTGCATTTCTCCGGGTCAATGAAACGTGCCTTTTGGTTAATGGTGACTTTAAAATTACCTGGCTCGCCTTGAATATCCATTACCTCGGCATTGGTAATGGTATTAACATTCAAGTGTCTCCCACAGTCAACCAGTTTGGGAGACAGGATGCACATAGAACAGTCATTGGTGGGGAAGGTTTTGTCCAGCATAGGCATGGTACCGCCAATGGCGGGGCTTTTCTCTACCAGGTACACATAGTACCCTGACTCCGCCAAATCAAGCGATGCCTGTATACCGGCGATACCTGAGCCAACTACCAGTACAGCTCCAACTTTATCAGGTTTCGAACTCATCTAAGCATCACATCCGTCCTCCTAGATTAGGCGTCACAGTATAAAAATATAAAACTGCGCCGGGCCAATGGAGTATTGCTGATAAACCGGATGCCCAAACCGGTTATCCAGGGCACACTTTAATCCCGGTAAATTGGTATTGGTTGGCGACTAGCTCAGCAAGATTACTTGATAAACAATCATTCATTGGTAGATTGAATAGTAGATTTGAAAACAGGGCATATAGACGCGTATGCAATCATATAACTTTGTTTTTATTTAATTTGTTTAAATAATCTTTAAATTAATCAATAAACCGGGATTATGCCTGCCTTGTCCATAGTATAATATCTACTGCTTTGGCTGTCAAACCGTATAAAAACGCCAAACTGTGTTAAAGCCTGTAATCGTTATGAAAAGGCGGTCGCAATTAACCGCCTTTTCTGTAACGAAACCGGCTCTTATGACGGTCTAGTTTGATTACCTGGCGCGGAATGTTTT from Desulfoscipio gibsoniae DSM 7213 encodes:
- a CDS encoding 4Fe-4S dicluster domain-containing protein; this encodes MILSKKDIPSFLDKLISEYQVFAPVQEGSYTLFKQISSGADAVLTDSNTKLPAKEIFFPQSEKLFSYNVTEEGTKLEATIDDQKKVVFGVRPCDAKSLTLLDNVFNNDKYQDPYYLTRRTNTIMVGVGCNAPASTCFCTSVNGGPFDTKGLDLLLVDTGDAYVVEVVSDKGKALAEQAGFAAASDADKTAASKAKEEAKVTCQVNTDGLKDKLDVNFYDPIWDKIHEKCLGCGACTYLCPTCHCFDIVDDAVDCNGCRVRNWDSCAFPLFTLHGSGHNPRTSNKERYRNRIMHKFKYFVDNFGEIACVGCGRCIKNCPVNMDIRVVLEDVRGSEARLDS
- a CDS encoding Coenzyme F420 hydrogenase/dehydrogenase, beta subunit C-terminal domain, which produces MQKLADQIKDAAKKLLAEQKVDLVVGFTEGSLPLRGTPFFARTPEEADKLTWNLGCENNLANYLRKKEGKVAVVAKGCDVRAIVALAKENQINRDNLYIIGVPCSGMIDRKKVSALLDGRELLEIEENGDTVVLKGKDCSETAKVADLLHKSCQDCSYGNPVVYDELIGELLPEKEAVGFAEIEEFEAKTAAERRAFMNSEFSKCIRCYACRNACPMCYCEECFVDCNQPEWIGKSALNTEDNILFQVVRVFHSAGRCVDCGACERACPMGINLRLLTRKLVKDVKDLFNAEAGVNMEDKAALATFTADDPEPFLVKE
- a CDS encoding hydrogenase iron-sulfur subunit, whose amino-acid sequence is MEYEPKIVAFLCNWCSYAGADLAGIGRIQYPPNIRVIRIPCSGRINPLFIIKALRHGADAVLTSGUHPGDCHYVSGNMVARRKFALLKDLLEYVGYDEGRVNFSWVSAAEGGRFAEIVKNVTEKTKEIGPNKGLIDSESGCCGCKS
- a CDS encoding CoB--CoM heterodisulfide reductase iron-sulfur subunit A family protein; this translates as MSSKPDKVGAVLVVGSGIAGIQASLDLAESGYYVYLVEKSPAIGGTMPMLDKTFPTNDCSMCILSPKLVDCGRHLNVNTITNAEVMDIQGEPGNFKVTINQKARFIDPEKCTGCGSCAEECPVKVPDEFNQGLNKRKAIYKLYAQAYPNAYAIDPTRCLKIKKPKACGKCLEVCQAQAIDHTMADQTMEIEVGSVILCPGFEKFDVGKLDYYGYGKHPNVISSLEFERILSASGPFGGHLQRPSDGKEPQKIAWIQCVGSRNCRIEHGYCSSVCCMYAIKEAVIAKEHSHYPLDTAIFFMDMRTYGKDFEKYYDKAKLENGVRFIRSRVYEIVDANDDTGNCRIRYANEDGTINYEDFDLVVLSLGLEPASDMVQLADKLGLDLNKFNFCEPAALTGVGTNKPGIFVAGAFSGPRDIPETVMQASAAAADSAADLAQARGTLTKVKKYPAEKDVAGEIIRAGVFICHCGINIGSVVNVPEVVEYAKTLPGVAFAAEKLYACSQDTSAQIKEAIAEYGLNRIIVASCSPRTHEPMFQETLKEAGLNPNLFEMANIRDQCSWVHMHEPEKATAKAKDLVKMAVAKAGLLDPINSVSLDMNHDALVIGGGVSGMTSAVNLSKQGYNVYLVEKADVLGGIANRIRYGMTGEDTSVFISELINQVKADEKITVYTGVEITNVQGFVGNFETTISSGEVIEHGVTIIATGAEEYKPTEYLYGQNERIMTLLELEALLADGDSKVKDAKNIVFIQCVGSRDAERPYCSRICCTKSIKQALKIKEANPNANVFILYRDIRTYGFYEEMYREARTKGVIFIRYSVDNKPVLEAAADSVKVTVTDHVLGVPVEINADLVGLAAAIVSSKDTNSKLSQFYKVPLNQEGFFLEAHMKLRPVDFGTDGVFMCGLAHGPKNLEENISQAKAAVGRACTVLAKDSISVEGKCAFVNKRKCAGCGECESICPAKAVQVDPVEKVAVVNEALCKGCGACASSCRCGAINVKGCTNQQLVAMLNAL